A region from the Mycoplasmopsis phocirhinis genome encodes:
- a CDS encoding MGA_1079 family surface serine endopeptidase codes for MQLTQNQLIELNAEISQQNKNFNKYNEIISSIVFIDETIKKWVDKKIILSVKSKQDFNEFADEINEINFNYNVLSEIEKEYLSNDLNEGLFLDLKNELENFKQNFNTEISTQMIISTQQQILKKLTTIILNNNLVTESKKQIKDQIKEDILDLYISQADFEILNQELINSVSNEQINNIKNKIINFQTSFENNKSASKQILKNSSLNDEIRTHFLSKLEISKNFIEFEQTKNEIKELKDIIERLLMLQSEYNTKIVNKIILGQKAYELRKINIEIAQYFKDNNLDVLESYDVTKIKTVFNQIIENILKIMSTNFSEQESDLDLFKLETQNIFNLEYSQNVKNSEIEQYINQLSFDLKKANLIFNHFDNNLATFEIINLKLSGDDLDILNVEVKAKMKNNDLEYSFNLAKKFDFNAQILLNALNYNYLDDIFDVNYQKLSTYTAENFINLPDIEKTQLITVKNSTIGKYFKYRLGKVIDIENDNKLSNIIEIYWNNQIVKRILLRSKQQINFAENEIIGQQIKDKLDLEKILQIVNGDKSRFFENISFKNLANRDTHLSYLASQAIEVFDRLYNLPTFGKYSVFIKKLSQIDDYNGRTNFRLWYKIDGREAPGFEQNLKNQNEFSVDGFQLENFFDVHPENFEYNEDFFNNQQYIKPDQQTLNLIETINETNFEWRKLQTVRQINASRDLFFRQLNPKNFIEQKAFNKFEYLIELKNYQAKTIQSSKDLNIIGSQQDNLYSEQLTPNLNDITQLRADYYTYYYDFEFINRYSLNFKIGFINKKNHNIRYSSAKKYTLINLVNDFEQYHYPSIILNQLQYSDININYEQINNLNQINIENLNKYISVRGENNLISYNNFDYPTTLFKIKEFKILNNQLYVRFGVKAWDPYTNTTRRDVLSASWIRISTQPINEEIDLNLFNFNGNHNLKTLKLSPNKIVRERIIEQYYKDVFWQHNKKTNSASWTLLKKYLDKTFLQPNTTQRSIKLHLYANVLFFDENKVKRINDENQGLNLTIDFEQLLKQKNQYFDWQTTINETEKLEIRVVYEWDENEGIKFRIYPKNSDYKIKVEISDLVQNKQYTNFDAQNAFIIHPSGAKITLHYVNNVEEENFGTHTNQINYNKVLFTQVNQPITIYNPETEYEYNHYNPNQNVDFKLHSGYKLNSERFRYSEYQNNELSKSTYDRSLLLRYISNRGTIISGTASVIAKVNSDPNDYKFYLITNRHVNGGDLNDFSQIKDENLLLSRKNRTLAFVTNLVGNKIIHNYNYNNITNRVSGLEEKLIYVGINQSNETDNNTNLKPDLSVFVVDLKQEYLKAKRNGYLFVAWKIENLMQKTNVNLDINYHYTNIISPVILPSVGSGYPSLNLTSWISNRPKFINGNSVRFETHSYFPSINFSSGSSGSGFYTTEDSLLGLINVVVTNYVWTQGPLYAGKDFNYLGINFDGQNPLELQNKNSLGLQILRASLAHPNEYDLPWFYKNLN; via the coding sequence TTGCAATTAACACAGAATCAATTAATTGAATTAAACGCAGAAATTTCACAACAAAATAAAAATTTTAATAAATATAACGAAATTATTAGTTCTATAGTTTTTATAGATGAAACAATAAAAAAATGAGTTGATAAAAAAATAATTTTAAGTGTAAAATCTAAACAAGATTTCAATGAATTTGCTGATGAAATTAACGAAATTAACTTTAACTACAATGTCCTAAGTGAAATTGAAAAAGAATATTTAAGCAATGACTTAAATGAAGGGTTATTTTTAGATTTAAAAAACGAATTAGAAAATTTTAAACAAAATTTTAATACTGAAATTTCTACACAAATGATAATTTCCACACAGCAACAAATATTGAAAAAATTAACTACTATAATCTTAAATAATAATTTAGTTACTGAATCTAAAAAACAAATTAAAGACCAAATTAAAGAAGATATACTTGATTTATATATTAGCCAAGCTGATTTTGAAATTTTAAATCAGGAATTAATTAACTCTGTAAGTAATGAGCAAATTAACAATATCAAAAATAAAATTATTAATTTTCAAACGAGTTTTGAAAATAATAAAAGCGCATCAAAGCAAATTTTAAAAAATTCTAGTTTAAACGATGAAATTAGAACCCATTTTTTATCTAAACTTGAAATAAGTAAAAATTTTATTGAATTTGAACAAACAAAAAATGAAATTAAGGAATTAAAAGATATTATTGAGCGCTTGCTGATGTTGCAATCTGAATATAACACTAAAATTGTAAATAAAATTATTTTAGGTCAAAAAGCTTATGAATTACGAAAAATTAACATTGAAATTGCTCAATATTTTAAAGACAATAATTTAGATGTTCTTGAATCATATGATGTGACAAAAATAAAGACTGTTTTTAATCAAATCATAGAGAATATTTTAAAAATTATGTCAACTAATTTTAGTGAGCAAGAAAGTGATTTAGATTTATTTAAACTTGAAACACAAAATATATTTAATTTAGAATATTCACAAAATGTAAAAAATTCAGAAATAGAGCAATATATTAATCAATTATCATTTGATCTAAAAAAAGCAAACTTAATTTTTAATCATTTTGACAATAATTTAGCAACATTTGAAATTATAAATTTAAAATTAAGTGGTGACGACCTAGACATTTTAAATGTTGAAGTTAAAGCTAAAATGAAAAATAATGATTTAGAATATTCATTTAATTTAGCCAAAAAATTTGATTTTAATGCTCAAATTTTATTAAACGCTTTAAATTATAATTATCTTGATGATATTTTTGATGTTAATTACCAAAAGTTATCAACTTATACTGCTGAGAATTTTATTAATTTGCCCGATATTGAAAAAACACAATTAATTACTGTCAAAAATTCTACAATTGGTAAATATTTTAAATACAGATTAGGCAAAGTAATTGATATTGAAAATGATAATAAATTAAGTAATATTATTGAAATTTATTGAAATAATCAAATCGTAAAAAGAATTTTACTTCGCTCTAAACAACAAATTAATTTTGCAGAAAATGAAATTATAGGTCAACAAATTAAAGATAAGTTGGATTTAGAAAAAATTTTACAAATTGTTAACGGCGATAAATCACGATTTTTTGAAAATATTAGTTTTAAAAATTTAGCTAATAGAGATACTCATTTATCATATTTAGCTTCACAAGCAATTGAAGTTTTTGATAGATTATATAATCTTCCTACTTTTGGTAAATATAGCGTTTTTATTAAAAAACTTTCACAAATAGATGATTATAATGGCCGCACTAATTTTAGATTATGATATAAAATAGATGGTCGTGAAGCACCTGGTTTTGAGCAAAATTTAAAAAACCAAAATGAATTTAGTGTTGATGGGTTTCAATTAGAAAATTTCTTTGATGTTCATCCCGAAAATTTTGAATATAACGAAGATTTTTTTAATAATCAACAATATATTAAACCTGATCAGCAAACATTAAATTTAATTGAAACAATAAATGAAACTAACTTTGAATGACGCAAATTACAAACCGTGCGACAAATAAATGCGAGTAGAGATTTATTTTTTAGACAATTAAATCCTAAAAATTTTATTGAACAAAAAGCATTTAATAAATTTGAATATTTAATTGAATTAAAAAATTATCAAGCAAAAACTATCCAAAGTTCTAAAGATCTAAACATAATTGGCTCTCAACAAGATAATTTATATTCTGAACAATTAACACCTAATTTAAATGATATTACTCAATTACGAGCTGATTACTACACATATTATTATGATTTTGAATTCATCAATAGATATAGTTTAAATTTTAAAATTGGTTTTATTAATAAAAAAAATCATAACATTAGATATTCAAGTGCTAAAAAATACACATTAATAAATTTAGTTAATGATTTTGAACAATATCATTATCCAAGTATAATTCTTAATCAATTACAATATAGTGATATTAATATAAATTATGAACAAATAAATAATTTAAATCAAATAAATATTGAAAATTTGAATAAATATATCAGTGTCCGTGGTGAAAATAATTTAATATCATATAATAATTTTGATTATCCGACTACTTTATTTAAGATTAAGGAATTTAAAATTTTAAATAATCAATTATATGTGCGTTTTGGTGTTAAAGCATGAGACCCATACACTAACACTACCAGACGTGATGTATTATCGGCCAGTTGAATAAGAATTTCTACTCAACCAATTAATGAAGAAATTGACTTAAATTTATTTAATTTTAATGGTAACCATAATTTAAAAACTTTAAAACTTTCACCAAATAAAATTGTGCGAGAGCGAATAATTGAACAATACTATAAAGATGTTTTTTGACAGCATAATAAAAAAACTAACAGTGCGAGTTGAACTTTGCTGAAAAAATATTTAGATAAAACTTTTTTACAACCAAATACAACACAGCGTTCAATAAAATTACATTTATATGCTAATGTTTTATTTTTTGATGAAAATAAAGTTAAGCGAATTAATGACGAAAATCAAGGATTAAATTTGACAATAGATTTTGAACAACTATTAAAGCAAAAAAATCAATATTTTGACTGACAAACAACAATAAATGAGACTGAAAAACTTGAGATTCGTGTTGTATATGAATGAGATGAAAATGAGGGTATAAAATTTAGAATTTATCCAAAAAATTCAGATTATAAAATTAAAGTTGAAATTAGTGATTTAGTTCAAAATAAGCAATATACTAATTTTGATGCACAAAACGCATTTATAATACATCCAAGTGGTGCTAAAATAACTTTACATTATGTTAATAATGTTGAAGAAGAAAATTTTGGCACTCATACAAATCAAATAAACTATAATAAAGTGTTATTTACTCAAGTTAATCAACCAATAACTATTTACAATCCTGAAACTGAATATGAATACAACCACTACAACCCAAATCAAAATGTTGATTTTAAACTTCATAGTGGTTATAAATTGAATTCTGAACGTTTTAGATACAGTGAATATCAAAATAACGAATTAAGCAAATCAACTTATGATCGCTCACTTTTACTTAGATATATTTCTAACCGTGGAACGATTATATCAGGCACAGCATCTGTAATAGCTAAAGTAAATTCAGATCCAAATGATTATAAATTTTATTTAATTACCAATCGTCATGTAAATGGTGGAGATTTGAATGATTTTTCTCAAATTAAAGATGAAAATTTGCTTTTGAGTCGAAAAAATCGAACTCTTGCGTTTGTAACTAATTTAGTTGGTAATAAAATTATTCATAATTATAATTACAACAACATAACTAATCGTGTGAGTGGACTAGAAGAAAAATTGATTTATGTTGGGATAAATCAAAGTAATGAAACTGACAATAATACCAATCTTAAACCAGACTTAAGTGTTTTTGTAGTTGATCTAAAACAAGAGTATTTAAAAGCTAAACGTAATGGTTATTTATTTGTTGCTTGAAAAATAGAAAATTTAATGCAAAAAACAAATGTTAATTTAGATATAAATTACCACTATACTAATATTATTTCTCCGGTTATACTACCAAGCGTGGGTAGTGGTTATCCATCGTTAAATTTAACTAGTTGAATTTCTAATCGTCCAAAATTTATAAATGGTAACAGTGTTCGCTTTGAAACGCACTCATACTTTCCATCTATTAATTTTTCTTCCGGTTCTTCAGGCAGTGGTTTTTACACAACCGAAGATTCTTTATTAGGTTTAATAAATGTTGTTGTAACAAATTATGTTTGAACACAAGGGCCTTTATACGCCGGCAAGGACTTCAATTATTTAGGTATAAATTTTGATGGGCAAAATCCACTTGAATTACAAAACAAAAATTCTTTAGGTTTGCAGATTTTGCGTGCTTCTTTAGCTCACCCAAATGAATATGATTTGCCTTGATTTTATAAAAATTTAAATTAA
- the tuf gene encoding elongation factor Tu — translation MAKIDFNRDKEHVNIGTIGHVDHGKTTLTAAIASVLSKKGLAEARDYASIDNAPEERARGITINTSHIEYQTEARHYAHVDCPGHADYIKNMITGAAQMDGAILVVAATDGPMPQTREHILLSKQVGVPRMVVFLNKVDMLSADEAEMVDLVEVEVRELLSKYGFDGDNTPFIRGSAAEALKGNAEYEAKIMELMDAVDSWIETPVKEFDKPFLMAVEDVFTISGRGTVATGRVERGRLNLNEEVEIVGLKPTKKTVVTGMEMFRKNLKEVQAGDNAGLLLRGVERTAIERGQVLAKPGSIVPHTEFTAQIYVLTKDEGGRHTPFFKNYKPQFYFRTTDVTGGVEFEASREMVTPGENVELTVKLISPIAVEEGTKFSIREGGHTVGYGNVTKIIK, via the coding sequence ATGGCAAAAATTGATTTTAACCGTGATAAAGAACACGTAAATATCGGTACTATCGGTCACGTTGACCACGGTAAAACTACACTTACAGCTGCTATTGCTTCTGTATTATCAAAAAAAGGTTTAGCCGAAGCACGTGATTATGCATCAATTGATAATGCTCCTGAAGAAAGAGCACGTGGTATTACAATTAATACTTCACACATTGAATACCAAACAGAAGCACGTCACTACGCACACGTAGACTGTCCAGGTCACGCTGACTACATTAAAAATATGATTACTGGTGCAGCTCAAATGGACGGTGCAATTCTAGTTGTTGCCGCAACAGATGGTCCTATGCCTCAGACACGTGAACACATTTTACTTTCAAAACAAGTTGGTGTTCCTCGTATGGTTGTATTTTTAAATAAAGTCGATATGTTATCTGCTGACGAAGCTGAAATGGTTGACTTAGTTGAAGTTGAAGTGCGTGAATTACTTTCAAAATACGGTTTTGACGGAGACAACACACCGTTTATTCGTGGTTCAGCTGCTGAAGCACTTAAAGGAAACGCAGAGTACGAAGCAAAAATTATGGAATTAATGGACGCAGTTGATTCATGAATTGAAACTCCTGTTAAAGAATTTGACAAACCATTCTTAATGGCAGTTGAAGATGTTTTCACAATTTCAGGTCGTGGTACAGTTGCAACAGGTCGTGTTGAACGTGGAAGATTAAATCTTAACGAAGAAGTTGAAATTGTCGGTTTAAAACCAACTAAAAAAACAGTTGTTACAGGAATGGAAATGTTCCGTAAAAATCTTAAAGAAGTACAAGCGGGTGACAACGCTGGTTTATTATTACGTGGTGTTGAAAGAACTGCTATTGAACGTGGACAAGTTCTAGCTAAACCAGGTTCAATTGTTCCTCATACAGAATTTACAGCACAAATTTATGTTTTAACAAAAGACGAAGGTGGACGTCATACACCATTTTTCAAAAACTATAAACCTCAATTCTATTTCCGTACAACTGACGTAACAGGTGGAGTTGAATTTGAAGCAAGCCGTGAAATGGTTACACCAGGTGAAAATGTTGAATTAACAGTTAAATTAATCTCACCGATCGCTGTTGAAGAAGGAACAAAATTCTCAATTCGTGAAGGTGGACACACTGTAGGTTACGGTAACGTTACAAAAATTATTAAATAA
- the aspS gene encoding aspartate--tRNA ligase, which translates to MKTKYINNNDLSIKNIGQKVVVHGWIANKRRFSGLTFIDLRDRSGIVQCVFKEDINIPKESVLEITGNIVARKNINKDLKSGEIEILVNSFTVFSTAAEELPFSIRDDINVNEDLRLKYRYLDLRREKMKNNIILKSNLMHIVREFMFKNGFIDIETPMLARSTPEGARDFLVPTRTQKQFWALPQSPQLFKQILMISGFEKYYQFARCFRDEDGRKDRQPEFTQLDIEVSFTNIEDFQSYIEELFKYIFKQLNLNLITPLPRIKYFDALRDYGTDKPDLRYGYKLQDINEFANNTDFHIIKNAPVKRMLFVESIISKKQFKFLEQIAFKNKSNALFYFVVENNKIIHSNFANKIMSEVLKLIEQNNNKDGSYFIVANTFENASKSLGAIRVELNEMFAYANKNEYHLSWITDWPMFEYDQENNAWQAAHHPFTQFDHDLIELDSLPLEKIKAKSYDLVLNGFELGSGSARIFEQKTQQKMFELIGMNSEQQQAKFGWFMNAFKYGVPPHCGIGLGIDRLVMILTQEKSIRDVIAFPKNTKAQDVFTQAPNIVDQKQLNELFIEIKPED; encoded by the coding sequence ATGAAAACAAAATATATAAATAATAATGATTTAAGTATCAAAAATATTGGCCAAAAAGTTGTTGTTCATGGCTGGATTGCAAATAAAAGACGTTTTAGTGGTTTAACATTTATTGATTTAAGAGATCGAAGTGGAATAGTTCAATGTGTTTTTAAAGAAGATATCAATATTCCAAAAGAAAGTGTGCTCGAAATTACAGGTAATATCGTAGCTCGCAAAAACATTAATAAGGATCTAAAAAGTGGAGAAATTGAAATTTTAGTCAATAGTTTTACTGTATTTTCGACTGCTGCAGAGGAATTGCCATTTTCTATTAGAGATGATATTAATGTTAATGAAGATTTAAGATTAAAATATCGTTATCTAGATTTAAGAAGAGAAAAAATGAAAAATAATATTATCTTAAAAAGTAATTTAATGCACATTGTTCGTGAATTTATGTTTAAAAATGGATTTATTGATATCGAAACTCCGATGTTAGCTCGTTCAACACCTGAAGGTGCTAGAGATTTTTTAGTTCCCACACGCACTCAAAAGCAATTTTGAGCATTGCCACAAAGCCCACAATTGTTCAAACAAATTTTAATGATTTCAGGTTTTGAAAAGTATTACCAATTTGCAAGATGTTTTAGAGATGAGGACGGCAGAAAAGATCGCCAACCTGAATTTACTCAATTAGATATTGAAGTTTCCTTTACAAATATTGAAGATTTTCAATCTTATATTGAAGAATTATTTAAGTACATTTTTAAACAATTAAATTTAAATTTAATTACTCCACTACCTAGAATTAAGTATTTTGATGCTTTAAGAGATTACGGTACTGATAAACCGGATTTAAGATACGGATATAAATTACAAGATATTAATGAATTTGCAAATAATACTGATTTTCATATTATTAAAAATGCCCCTGTTAAACGAATGCTTTTTGTTGAGTCGATAATTAGCAAAAAGCAATTTAAATTTTTAGAACAAATTGCTTTTAAAAACAAATCTAATGCTTTATTTTATTTTGTTGTAGAAAATAACAAAATTATCCATTCAAATTTTGCGAATAAAATTATGAGTGAGGTTTTGAAATTAATTGAGCAAAATAATAATAAAGATGGTTCATATTTTATTGTTGCTAATACCTTCGAAAATGCTTCAAAATCATTAGGAGCTATTAGAGTTGAATTGAATGAAATGTTTGCTTACGCTAACAAAAATGAATATCATTTATCATGAATTACGGATTGACCAATGTTTGAATATGATCAAGAAAATAATGCTTGACAAGCTGCTCATCATCCTTTTACACAATTTGATCATGATTTGATAGAACTAGATTCTTTACCACTTGAAAAAATAAAAGCTAAAAGCTATGATCTTGTGTTAAATGGTTTTGAGTTAGGTTCTGGTTCTGCTCGTATTTTTGAGCAAAAGACCCAACAAAAAATGTTTGAATTAATTGGTATGAACTCAGAACAACAACAAGCAAAATTTGGCTGATTTATGAATGCTTTTAAATATGGGGTACCACCTCACTGTGGAATTGGTTTAGGAATTGACAGATTAGTGATGATTTTAACACAAGAAAAAAGCATTAGAGATGTAATTGCATTTCCTAAAAATACTAAGGCCCAAGACGTATTTACACAAGCCCCAAATATTGTTGATCAAAAACAACTTAATGAGTTATTTATAGAAATTAAACCCGAAGATTAG
- the pip gene encoding prolyl aminopeptidase — protein sequence MTYLKYLYPEIEPYFKGFYSPKDSEHQVYYEISGNPDGIPVIYVHGGPGGGTSALCRRYFDPQKYKIILFDQRGCGNSFPSLLTKNNTTDFLVEDMENIRQLLNIEKWVLFGGSWGTALSLCYAIRYPENVLKMILRGIYLNRQSDIDWLYQEGASYMKPLEFQRYINILDKTERQNIVAAYYKRMNSSDEKIRNQALIEWTRWESALISVNKMNFDVEKDMKSTSEISYLENFYFYNKGFMSENYILNNIDRVKDIETFIVHGEYDLDCRPSGAYELHQALNKSHLFLLTKTAHTQREWKITKTLVNIMQKLTF from the coding sequence ATGACTTATTTAAAATATTTATATCCCGAAATTGAACCATATTTTAAAGGTTTTTACTCACCAAAAGACAGTGAACACCAAGTTTATTATGAAATCAGCGGAAATCCTGACGGAATTCCGGTAATTTATGTTCATGGAGGACCCGGAGGCGGTACTAGTGCTCTTTGTCGTCGTTATTTTGATCCTCAAAAATATAAAATAATTTTATTTGATCAAAGAGGCTGTGGTAATTCTTTTCCATCATTACTAACTAAAAACAATACAACTGATTTTTTAGTGGAAGATATGGAAAATATTCGTCAATTATTGAATATTGAAAAATGAGTTTTATTTGGTGGTTCATGAGGCACCGCTTTAAGTTTATGCTATGCAATTAGATATCCTGAAAATGTTTTAAAAATGATTTTGAGAGGGATATATTTAAATCGCCAGAGTGATATTGATTGATTATATCAAGAAGGTGCTTCGTATATGAAACCTCTTGAATTTCAAAGATACATTAATATACTAGATAAAACCGAGCGACAAAACATTGTTGCTGCGTATTATAAGCGTATGAATTCAAGCGATGAAAAAATCCGCAATCAAGCATTGATAGAATGAACTCGATGGGAAAGTGCTTTGATCAGTGTTAATAAAATGAATTTTGACGTTGAAAAAGATATGAAATCCACGAGTGAAATCTCTTATTTAGAAAATTTCTATTTTTACAATAAAGGATTTATGAGCGAAAATTATATTTTAAATAATATTGATAGAGTAAAAGATATTGAGACATTTATAGTTCATGGTGAGTATGATTTGGATTGTCGTCCATCAGGAGCATATGAATTACATCAGGCTCTAAATAAATCTCATTTATTTTTACTAACTAAAACTGCTCATACTCAAAGAGAATGAAAAATAACAAAAACTCTTGTTAATATTATGCAAAAACTCACTTTTTAG
- the uvrC gene encoding excinuclease ABC subunit UvrC — MQQHLLKNKLQLVPKQPGVYLWKDINNKIIYVGKAKNLNRRMQQYFEGAINSYKTTALVQKINDFEIFIARNDKEALLLEKQLIDKYNPEYNILLLDDKWYPYIKIELKPKGLEISIVRKITKKENTQLFYFGPFPQGYGASIILKLLEREAFYENGLKIKENNYDFWRQKFDFLKRIITFKQNYIAQLEQKMFHASSKLQFEIALDIKNSLQYLNKISEDQIVELKNFKNIDVFTCQVEKERIFITLLFYRHGNLIGKDNVVIDVYIDTDETLNNFFQSYYATKHIPDNIIANEILLKHEFIDQSELKFIFPKMGMYKKILEIAELNLQDFVKNNANYLLSSQNKAYNNLKDLAKYTGGLIANNIIVFDNSNLANNLPVGVAIAICSGFKNKLYYRSFKHPEINHRQADVEYMRLSVEKYFNSDKKLMPDLIVVDGGLAQIHEVKQVLNKYQLSIKVIGLVKNEHHRTSHIIDVEENAKTIKPQSLKNFLTYIQDEVDRFAKSIFWKRKKISSLEGKLQRIKGIGSVYEDKLLSFFKTYNNIYNANLDELQKVVPKHIAQKIYDKEYLKDE; from the coding sequence ATGCAACAACATTTATTAAAAAATAAACTTCAATTGGTTCCAAAACAACCAGGAGTCTATTTATGAAAAGATATCAATAATAAAATTATTTACGTAGGCAAGGCAAAAAATTTAAATCGTAGAATGCAACAATATTTCGAGGGTGCTATTAATTCATACAAAACAACTGCGTTAGTTCAAAAAATTAATGATTTTGAAATATTTATAGCCCGTAATGATAAAGAAGCGCTTTTATTGGAAAAACAATTAATTGATAAATACAATCCTGAATATAACATTTTATTATTGGATGATAAATGATATCCATATATTAAAATAGAACTTAAACCAAAGGGTTTGGAAATTTCAATAGTCCGAAAAATAACAAAAAAAGAAAATACTCAATTATTTTATTTTGGTCCTTTTCCTCAAGGTTATGGAGCCAGTATTATTCTTAAATTGCTTGAACGTGAGGCTTTTTATGAAAACGGTTTAAAAATTAAAGAAAATAATTATGATTTTTGAAGACAAAAATTTGATTTTTTAAAACGGATAATAACTTTTAAACAAAACTATATAGCACAACTTGAACAAAAAATGTTTCATGCTAGTTCAAAACTACAATTCGAAATCGCACTAGATATCAAAAATTCCTTACAATATTTAAATAAAATAAGTGAAGATCAAATTGTTGAGTTAAAAAATTTTAAAAACATTGATGTTTTTACTTGTCAAGTTGAAAAAGAACGAATTTTTATAACTTTACTTTTTTATAGACATGGAAATTTAATCGGCAAGGATAATGTTGTTATTGATGTTTACATCGATACAGACGAAACACTTAATAATTTTTTCCAAAGCTACTATGCCACCAAGCATATTCCTGATAATATAATAGCCAACGAAATTTTACTTAAGCACGAATTTATAGATCAAAGCGAGTTAAAATTTATATTCCCTAAAATGGGAATGTATAAAAAAATTTTAGAAATTGCCGAATTAAATTTACAGGATTTTGTAAAAAACAATGCTAATTATTTACTTAGTTCTCAAAACAAAGCATACAATAATTTAAAAGATTTAGCTAAATATACCGGCGGTTTAATCGCTAATAATATTATTGTTTTTGATAATTCTAATTTAGCAAATAATTTGCCGGTTGGAGTTGCGATAGCAATATGTAGTGGATTTAAAAATAAACTATATTATCGTTCATTTAAACATCCTGAAATCAATCACCGTCAAGCTGATGTTGAATATATGCGTTTAAGTGTAGAAAAATACTTCAATTCAGACAAAAAATTAATGCCTGACTTAATTGTTGTGGATGGTGGTTTAGCCCAAATACATGAAGTAAAACAAGTTTTAAACAAATATCAACTTTCAATAAAAGTTATAGGTTTAGTAAAAAACGAACATCACCGTACAAGTCATATAATAGATGTCGAAGAAAACGCAAAAACAATAAAACCACAGTCATTAAAAAATTTCTTAACATACATACAGGATGAAGTCGATCGTTTCGCTAAATCAATTTTTTGAAAACGCAAAAAAATTTCATCGCTTGAGGGCAAATTACAAAGAATTAAAGGAATTGGTTCAGTTTATGAAGATAAATTATTAAGTTTTTTTAAAACCTATAATAATATTTATAACGCAAATTTAGACGAATTGCAAAAAGTTGTTCCTAAACATATTGCTCAAAAAATTTATGATAAGGAATATCTTAAAGATGAATAA
- a CDS encoding thioredoxin family protein, whose translation MKTYSWEEAQKIIANKQNAEKIFFVIFSRQNDKDSIIMSSTYEYIEQKFTSQTDVKFMNIDIDEAKIYKDINNIYKIFDIPTFLIIVNNQIKKRGSKFYPHEIITDFIEENI comes from the coding sequence ATGAAAACATATTCGTGAGAAGAAGCACAAAAAATTATTGCTAATAAACAAAACGCTGAAAAAATTTTTTTTGTAATTTTTAGCAGGCAAAACGATAAAGATTCAATAATTATGAGTAGTACTTATGAGTATATTGAACAAAAATTCACTTCACAAACAGATGTCAAATTTATGAATATTGATATTGATGAAGCAAAAATTTATAAAGATATTAACAATATATATAAAATTTTTGACATACCAACTTTTTTGATCATAGTTAACAATCAAATAAAAAAACGTGGTAGTAAATTTTATCCACACGAAATAATAACCGATTTTATTGAGGAAAACATTTAA